One window of the Methanomassiliicoccaceae archaeon DOK genome contains the following:
- a CDS encoding transcription factor S codes for MFCPSCGSMMFPKEGKYVCNSCGATKDIGEKAEVIVTDSKDRMMRVIEDDVATLPKTRILCPECGHTEAFFVIRQTRAADEPETRIYRCCKCNHSWREY; via the coding sequence ATGTTTTGTCCATCATGCGGATCGATGATGTTCCCGAAGGAGGGGAAGTACGTCTGCAACTCCTGCGGTGCCACCAAGGACATCGGGGAGAAGGCCGAAGTCATCGTGACGGATTCAAAGGACAGGATGATGAGGGTCATCGAGGATGACGTCGCCACCCTTCCCAAGACGCGTATCCTTTGTCCGGAGTGCGGACACACAGAGGCATTCTTCGTCATCAGGCAGACGCGTGCCGCGGATGAGCCTGAGACCAGGATCTACCGTTGCTGCAAGTGCAACCACTCCTGGAGGGAGTACTGA
- the nadC gene encoding carboxylating nicotinate-nucleotide diphosphorylase yields the protein MNMDLGAFLKADVGKGDVTTRLTVPDTDGTAYITCEADAVVAGIEEAEEVFAIVGADATSMYRDGDRVKAGSRIMSVSGPLAGMITAERTALNILMTMSGVATLTARAVEAADGKLIVAATRKTVPGFGPLQKKAVAVAGGDPHRADLDSMILVKDNHIRACGSVKTAMEKVAKASFSLKVEVEVDNVADAVTAAEMGADIIMADNVGPELTGEIRDAVRKVNDRILVEASGDMTIERIPEYIGKADIVSMGCLTHSAPAIQFSMDIN from the coding sequence GTGAACATGGACCTGGGAGCGTTTCTCAAAGCCGATGTCGGGAAGGGCGACGTCACCACACGCCTGACCGTCCCGGACACCGATGGCACCGCATACATCACCTGCGAGGCAGATGCAGTCGTCGCCGGGATCGAGGAGGCCGAGGAGGTCTTCGCCATCGTCGGCGCGGACGCGACATCCATGTACAGGGACGGGGACCGCGTCAAAGCGGGTTCCCGCATCATGTCCGTATCCGGACCGCTGGCCGGCATGATCACCGCCGAGAGGACCGCCCTCAACATACTCATGACGATGAGCGGCGTCGCCACGCTCACCGCCCGTGCGGTCGAGGCCGCCGACGGGAAGCTGATCGTCGCGGCCACCCGCAAGACCGTGCCCGGATTCGGACCGCTCCAGAAGAAGGCGGTGGCGGTCGCCGGAGGGGACCCCCACAGGGCCGACCTGGACTCCATGATCCTCGTGAAGGACAACCACATTCGCGCCTGCGGATCCGTCAAGACGGCGATGGAGAAGGTCGCCAAAGCGTCCTTCTCGCTCAAGGTCGAGGTCGAGGTGGACAACGTCGCAGACGCCGTGACCGCCGCCGAGATGGGCGCGGACATAATCATGGCAGACAACGTCGGCCCCGAGCTCACCGGGGAGATCCGCGACGCCGTGAGGAAGGTCAACGACCGCATCCTGGTCGAGGCCTCCGGCGACATGACCATCGAGAGGATCCCCGAGTACATCGGAAAGGCCGACATCGTCTCGATGGGATGCCTCACCCACTCCGCTCCCGCAATCCAGTTCTCGATGGACATAAACTGA
- a CDS encoding ferritin gives MDKKVYELLNDQINKEMYSAYLYLDMANFYTDRNLDGFAHWFEVQAAEEMEHGMRIYRYLHDNDQKVVLEAIAKPDKTYSELDDPLKVAYEHEQYVTSLIHAIYAAAIEAKDYRTMQFMEWFIAEQCEEEKNAKGLVDKYQLFAKEGGFGLYHLDSEMKSRASE, from the coding sequence ATGGACAAGAAAGTATATGAGCTTCTTAACGACCAGATCAACAAGGAGATGTACTCGGCGTACCTCTACCTCGACATGGCCAACTTCTACACCGACAGGAACCTGGACGGCTTCGCCCACTGGTTCGAGGTGCAGGCCGCCGAGGAGATGGAGCACGGGATGAGGATCTACCGCTACCTCCACGACAACGACCAGAAGGTCGTCCTGGAGGCCATCGCCAAACCTGACAAGACCTACTCCGAGCTGGACGACCCCCTCAAGGTCGCCTACGAGCATGAGCAGTACGTGACATCACTGATCCATGCGATCTACGCCGCTGCCATCGAGGCGAAGGACTACCGCACGATGCAGTTCATGGAATGGTTCATCGCCGAGCAGTGCGAGGAGGAGAAGAACGCCAAGGGACTGGTGGACAAATACCAGCTCTTCGCCAAGGAAGGCGGATTCGGCCTCTACCACCTCGACAGCGAGATGAAATCCAGGGCATCCGAGTGA